The following are from one region of the Nicotiana tomentosiformis chromosome 7, ASM39032v3, whole genome shotgun sequence genome:
- the LOC138895951 gene encoding uncharacterized protein: protein MKSFIVKTDERLDAHGSAIKELGSGLRNLEKQVGQIASVLSERIPGTLPADTERNPKETVDVVTLRSEQIVKDPIPAQKKNVPEKESGEQLKNEFDKKKKGKKGAEKKKKEETSRREESNEKVLSQMPAYVKFLKEILAKKRKIEETSLVKLTKHCSTILQNKLPQKCGDPESFTIPCSLGTLDFDKSLCDSGASINLMPLSIYRKLENELGEISSVPISLQLMKENQEVPLILGRPFLATVRAILDIHDRKLMLRVGKETMTFKMNVEMGVRKEKPAASVE, encoded by the exons atgaagtccttcattgtcaagacagatgagagattagatgctcatggttcagctatcaaagaacttggctcTGGTTTGCGAAATTTGGAGAAGCAGGTGGGACAAATTGCAAGTGTACTGTCAgagagaatcccaggtactctACCAGCTGACACTGAAAGAAACCCCAAAGAAACGGTagatgttgtgaccttgagaagcgaGCAAATAGTGAAAGATCCCATTCCGGCCCAAAAAAAGAATgtacctgaaaaagaaagtggggagcagctaaAAAATGAatttgataagaagaagaaaggcaagaagggagctgagaaaaagaagaaggaggaaacttcaagaagggaggaatctaatgaga aagttctctcacaaatgccagcttatgtcaaattcttgaaggagatccttgcAAAGAAAAGGAAGATCGAGGAGACATCATTAGTCAAGCTCACAAAGCATTGCAGcacaatcttgcaaaacaaactcccacaaaagtgtggagatccagaaAGTTTCACTATACCTTGCTCATTAGGCACTCTTGATTTTGacaaatctttatgtgattctggtgcgtcaattaatttaatgcctttgtctatttatagGAAATTGGAGAATGAGCTTGGGGAGATAAGTTctgtgccaatatctttgcagctg ATGAAGGAGAACCAAGAGGTCCCccttatcttaggaagaccattcttagcgacggtCAGGGCAATATTAGACATACATGAtagaaagctcatgcttagagtgggtaaGGAGACGATGACTTTCAAGATGAATGTGGAGATGGGGGTGagaaaggagaagccagctgcaagtgtaGAGTGA